A window of Danaus plexippus chromosome 12, MEX_DaPlex, whole genome shotgun sequence contains these coding sequences:
- the LOC116772302 gene encoding adenosine 3'-phospho 5'-phosphosulfate transporter 2, translating to MKTMKDTVIKVDDGSDQSRDTINILCFDITSFSHLTQFLVCCFFVFLCYLAYGCFLEEIFSNPEVKPVSLYITLIQFLITTGLSYVESMFRIPIKRKVPIKTYALLAALTLGTMSLSNLALSYLNYPTQLIFKSCKLIPVMAGSIIILGKRYGFLDYLAAVVMCIGLTMFTLADSQTSPSFDSFGVVVISLALFCDAIIGNVQEKAMKQFQATNNEVVFFSYAIACGYLIVITFSTGIMMDGYYYCSKNSIKMSTNIFLLSVSGYIGLQAVLTLVRICGATVAVTVTTMRKVFSIVISFLLFSKPFVFQYVWSGMLVALAIFLNHYSKKNPNYVPPGISYSWYFLKRFYASEYRYLRIKSKMYADTV from the exons atGAAGACAATGAAGGACACAGTTATCAAAGTCGATGACGGTAGTGATCAGAGCAGGGAcactatcaatattttatgttttgacaTAACTTCATTCAGTCATTTAACACAGTTCCTAGTCTGctgtttctttgtatttttatgttatttagcCTATGGCTGTTTCTTGGAAGAAATTTTTTCAAATCCAGAAGTAAAGCCAGTGAGTctttacataacattaatacagtttttaattacCACTGGACTAAGTTATGTTGAATCTATGTTTAGGATTCCCATTAAGAGGAA AGTGCCAATAAAAACATATGCACTACTAGCAGCTCTAACTCTAGGCACAATGTCCTTATCAAACCTTGCACttagttatttaaactatCCGACACAGTTAATATTCAAAAGCTGCAAGTTAATACCAGTGATGGCGGGCAGTATTATTATACTTGGGAAGAGATATGGATTTCTAGATTACTTGGCAGCTGTCGTAATGTGTATAGGACTGACAATGTTTACTTTGg CTGATTCCCAAACGTCGCCCAGTTTTGACTCGTTTGGAGTTGTTGTGATATCTCTGGCACTTTTCTGTGATGCTATCATCGGTAATGTCCAGGAGAAGGCAATGAAACAGTTCCAAGCTACCAATAACGAAGTGGTGTTCTTTTCATACGCTATAGCCTGCGGTTATTTGATTGTTATTACATTCAGCACTGGAATTATGATGGAcggatattattattgttcaaaG AATTCGATAAAAATGTCcactaacatatttttgttaagtgTGAGTGGTTATATTGGACTACAGGCCGTTTTGACTTTAGTTCGTATTTGTGGCGCCACTGTCGCTGTTACAGTCACTACGATGAGGAAAGTTTTTTCTATTGTGATATCATTCTTGCTGTTCAGCAAACCTTTTGTTTTTCA atatgtGTGGTCGGGTATGTTGGTAGCTTTGGCGATTTTCCTTAACCATTATAGCAAGAAGAATCCGAACTATGTACCTCCAGGGATAAGTTACTCGTGGTATTTCCTGAAAAGATTCTACGCATCAGAATATAGATATCTTCGGATTAAGAGCAAAATGTATGCCGATACTGTATGA